Proteins from one Microtus pennsylvanicus isolate mMicPen1 chromosome 7, mMicPen1.hap1, whole genome shotgun sequence genomic window:
- the Znf451 gene encoding E3 SUMO-protein ligase ZNF451 isoform X7 encodes MGDPGPEIIESAPPAGPEASESTTDENEDDIQFVSEGPLRPVLEYIDLVSSDDEEPSTSHSDRMPESKVPPSENHRPEMCSSCSVPLPIGDSSSSSGSCANSPQRIVSQPSSVENQLENQKNDQNNSDINISETETLKSQNSQTLPSSSLLVPQESLAFSEVKEDLPIMMSSASQNGQDAILYLQTQVAEMSRVIRDLQSRSCFRFHHSRSSENSSVPWDMSTSKEDGLSTVEEEADCKSPSADDKGQPTDPMQSSFTGLLKRMEQRGVIKRVTLQSETETCEGKPDWMTSKKRLVPPLHPLLRIATTEVFKDPADCHPSSFMGHRVYPVAKDTSPFQPNPPAEGPIIDVLEHSKRGNTTSPLDSTSKEMEVMGCRFYHAASIAARAASYMAYMTQYQRKLWEDMEDLVHDPEFDRGKARCIISDGMDAGLWQLCTTRDIMDSVVRVMAMAVDYRRQAWLRLTSLTKKTQEKILHLPFDGTSLFGQDVNAIVAEDNSIKENEYKDHNKYYTQHRYFYSHDQKAHYHNRGYSKGDWYKPRNHPYRYRKKGDSPERHGYKN; translated from the exons GAAGGACCATTAAGACCTGTTCTTGAATATATTGATCTGGTCAGCAGTGATGATGAAGAGCCTAGCACCTCTCATAGTGAT AGAATGCCTGAATCTAAGGTGCCACCCTCTGAGAATCATCGCCCAGAAATGTGCTCTAGCTGCAGTGTTCCTCTTCCCATTGGAGACAGCAGCTCCTCCTCTGGGAGTTGTGCCAACAGTCCACAAAGAATAGTTTCTCAaccttcttctgttgagaatcagTTGGAGAACcagaaaaatgatcaaaataattCAGATATTAATATCTCTGAAACAGAGACACTTAAATCACAAAACAGTCAGACTCTACCTTCATCATCACTACTGGTCCCCCAAGAGTCTTTGGCTTTTTCTGAGGTCAAAGAAGATTTACCTATCATGATGTCTTCAGCTTCACAGAATGGACAGGATGCCATCCTGTATCTCCAGACACAAGTGGCTGAGATGTCCAGAGTCATACGTGATCTGCAGTCCAGGAGTTGTTTTAGATTTCATCATTCTAGGTCAAGTGAGAACTCGTCAGTTCCTTGGGATATGTCCACCTCTAAGGAGGACGGCTTATCTACAGTTGAAGAAGAGGCTGATTGCAAATCTCCATCAGCTGATGACAAAGGGCAGCCAACTGACCCCATGCAATCTAGTTTCACGGGTCTTTTGAAGAGAATGGAACAAAGAGGTGTTATAAAGAGGGTGACATTACAGTCTGAAACCGAAACATGTGAGGGGAAGCCTGATTGGATGACCTCTAAAAAACGTTTGGTTCCTCCATTGCATCCACTTTTGAGAATTGCCACCACTGAAGTTTTTAAAGACCCTGCTGATTGCCATCCTTCTTCCTTCATGGGACATAGGGTATATCCTGTGGCCAAGGACACATCTCCTTTCCAACCAAATCCACCAGCTGAGGGACCCATTATAGATGTACTAGAACATAGCAAAAGAGGAAACACGACATCTCCTTTAGACTCTACCTCAAAAGAAATGGAGGTCATGGGTTGTAGGTTCTACCACGCTGCTTCCATTGCAGCCCGAGCTGCCAGCTATATGGCCTATATGACTCAGTATCAGCGTAAACTCTGGGAAGACATGGAAGATCTGGTTCATGATCCAGAGTTTGATCGCGGAAAAGCAAGGTGTATAATATCGGATGGCATGGATGCAGGACTTTGGCAGCTTTGTACCACCAGGGACATAATGGACTCTGTAGTCAGAGTTATGGCCATGGCAGTAGACTATAGAAGACAGGCCTGGCTTCGACTTACATCTCTCACTAAGAAAACCCAGGAGAAGATCTTACACTTGCCCTTTGATGGTACATCTCTTTTTGGACAAGATGTGAATGCTATTGTTGCAGAAGACAATAgtattaaagaaaatgaatataaagatCACAATAAATACTATACTCAGCATCGATACTTTTATAGTCACGATCAGAAAGCACATTATCACAACAGAGGGTACTCCAAAGGGGATTGGTACAAACCCCGGAATCACCCTTATAGATATAGAAAAAAGGGAGACTCTCCAGAGCGACATGGGTATAAAAATTAA